One Planctomycetaceae bacterium DNA window includes the following coding sequences:
- the ftsH gene encoding ATP-dependent zinc metalloprotease FtsH, translated as MPEDKESGSANGEGQAPKNPRKERGPGLSMWYVIAIGVILVVVLSVASRNRTGERIDYSQFLEELQKGNYTSANVHELTIGTSALAWQSHATKDVSASNVTDFKRFYVPILPLSDVGRANLEELLKSKSIKYSYAEPPSEWAALAPMMLFTILLFVAVLLFLRRIGGAGSAMSFGRSRGRLYAQEDVRVTFADVAGIEEAVEELKEIVEFLRTPQKYQALGGRIPRGVLLVGPPGTGKTMLAKAVAGEAGVPFFGLSGSDFVEMYVGVGAARVRDMFQQALQRSPAIIFIDELDALGKVRGSGAPGGHDEREQTLNALLVEMDGFGTDQSVIVMGATNRPETLDPALMRPGRFDRHVLVDRPDIKGREAILNVHARKVKLDTNVDLKRLAKLTPGFVGADLANLVNEAALLSARRDEKRVTMRSFEDGIERVMAGLEKTSRIILDDIKRRVACHESGHALVAASLPHTDPVHKISIIPRGMGALGYMLQLPENERELLTQSELQSRIAVLLGGIAAEQIVYNETSTGAQNDLQRATDLSRRMVTEFGMSPRMGRMYYSEAQRSPFLAGAGAVVSESIHAEATLREIDQEVKRLVDEAYRTAFETLTSQRRTLDKLTADLIEMETMSAEHMHLVIEQNRTGPKIMHGTNLALPEPPTPGSTSTTEDAEPPLRDAADA; from the coding sequence GAACCCTCGAAAGGAACGAGGTCCAGGCCTGTCGATGTGGTATGTCATTGCCATCGGCGTCATCCTGGTGGTCGTCCTGTCTGTTGCCAGCCGGAATCGTACCGGCGAACGAATCGACTACAGCCAGTTTCTGGAGGAACTTCAGAAGGGCAACTACACCTCCGCAAATGTGCATGAATTGACAATTGGCACATCAGCCCTGGCGTGGCAATCGCACGCCACTAAGGATGTCAGTGCTTCAAACGTCACTGACTTCAAACGCTTCTACGTACCCATTCTGCCGTTGAGCGATGTGGGTCGCGCGAACCTTGAGGAACTGCTGAAGTCGAAATCCATCAAGTACAGCTATGCTGAGCCACCATCGGAATGGGCGGCTCTGGCCCCGATGATGTTGTTCACTATTCTGCTGTTCGTCGCAGTGCTGCTCTTCCTCCGACGAATCGGTGGAGCTGGCTCAGCGATGTCGTTTGGGCGAAGTCGTGGTCGTCTGTACGCGCAGGAAGATGTTCGAGTTACATTTGCCGATGTGGCTGGCATTGAAGAGGCCGTCGAAGAACTAAAGGAGATCGTCGAATTCCTGCGAACTCCTCAGAAATATCAGGCACTGGGCGGTCGAATTCCGAGGGGCGTTTTGCTGGTGGGTCCTCCGGGAACCGGTAAGACAATGCTTGCCAAGGCAGTTGCGGGCGAAGCCGGAGTCCCCTTTTTCGGGCTGTCTGGTTCCGACTTTGTTGAAATGTACGTTGGTGTTGGGGCCGCTCGCGTTCGGGATATGTTCCAGCAGGCACTGCAGCGTTCGCCGGCCATTATCTTCATTGACGAACTGGATGCCCTGGGCAAAGTTCGCGGAAGCGGCGCTCCCGGAGGTCACGACGAACGAGAGCAAACTCTGAATGCGCTCCTGGTGGAAATGGACGGATTCGGCACCGACCAGAGCGTGATCGTAATGGGAGCGACCAATCGTCCGGAAACACTCGACCCGGCCCTGATGCGCCCGGGGCGATTTGATCGACATGTTCTGGTGGATCGCCCTGATATCAAGGGGCGAGAGGCCATTTTGAATGTCCATGCCCGAAAAGTAAAACTGGACACAAACGTTGACCTCAAACGACTGGCGAAACTGACACCGGGATTTGTTGGTGCGGATCTTGCCAACCTTGTCAATGAGGCAGCCTTATTGTCAGCGCGTCGTGATGAAAAACGTGTCACGATGCGGTCATTCGAAGACGGTATTGAACGGGTGATGGCGGGGCTGGAGAAGACCTCCCGGATCATTCTGGACGATATCAAACGCCGTGTGGCCTGCCATGAATCGGGCCATGCCCTGGTTGCGGCCAGCTTGCCGCACACGGATCCGGTCCACAAGATCTCAATCATTCCCCGAGGTATGGGAGCATTAGGGTACATGCTTCAACTGCCGGAGAATGAACGTGAATTACTGACGCAATCGGAATTGCAGAGCCGCATCGCTGTTCTCCTGGGGGGCATCGCGGCCGAACAGATCGTCTACAACGAGACTTCAACGGGAGCACAGAACGACCTGCAGCGTGCCACCGATTTGTCTCGCAGAATGGTGACGGAGTTTGGAATGAGCCCAAGGATGGGGCGAATGTACTACAGTGAGGCGCAACGCTCGCCGTTTCTTGCTGGCGCAGGTGCGGTTGTATCAGAATCCATCCACGCGGAAGCCACGCTTCGAGAGATCGACCAGGAGGTAAAACGGCTGGTCGATGAAGCCTACCGGACGGCATTTGAAACGCTGACATCTCAGCGCAGGACGCTTGATAAGTTGACGGCTGATCTGATTGAGATGGAAACGATGTCTGCTGAACACATGCACCTTGTAATTGAGCAGAATCGCACCGGGCCCAAGATCATGCATGGCACGAACCTGGCGCTGCCGGAACCGCCAACGCCCGGAAGCACATCCACGACCGAAGATGCAGAGCCTCCTTTGCGCGATGCCGCTGACGCATGA